The Streptomyces racemochromogenes DNA segment GAGGAGAGCACGCAGCCGAGTGACGAGTCCACGGACACCGGACCGCAAAGCACCGAGGGGTCCGGCACGGGTGAGACAGTGGACCGTTGAGCGATGCCGTGGCCGTTCGGCCTGGGGACGATGAGGTGGGGTTGCGATGAACGCGCCGTACGACGGTGACCGCGCGCAGGGCACTGGCGGGCCAACGCCCTCCCAGGGCACTGCCCCGGGCGCTCAGGTGCCCGGACAGGTTCCCGCGCCCGCGCCCGCACAGGACCACGACCCGTACGTCCAGGACGCCTACGACTACGACCCCTACCGGTCGCAGGACCTGTCGGCCCAGGACCCGGTGACCGAGGCCCTCTACGACCGGGCCTCGCACCCCCCGCCGGCGCCGGGCACGTACCAGGAGGCCGGTCCGCTCTACGCGGCCCCCCAGGCCCCCTCCCACGGCCCCGACCCCCGCGTCTGGGCCCAGACCCCGCCGCCGGAGCCGGACGGCCCGTCCCGCCACCTGCCCTACGGCGATCACGCGGCGACGACGCAGTTCGTCGGAGTGGACTCGCTCGTGACCCGGGCGTCCGAGGAGGAGCCCGAGCCCGACGCCTTCACGCACCTCTACCGCGACCAGCAGGCCGCCCCCGGCGTCGCCGGCCCGGCCGCCGAGGACGCACCGGTCGCGGCACCGGCACCGGCCAAGCCCGCCGGCAAGGCGGCCAGCCTGCTCAAGTCCAGCGCCCTGATGGCGGCCGGCACGATCGTCTCCCGCATCACCGGTTTCGGCCGCACCCTGGTGATCGCGGGCGCCATCGGCGTCGCCACCCTCAACGACTCCTACCAGGTCGCCAACACCCTGCCGACGATGATCTACGTCCTCGTCGGCGGCGGCGCCCTCAACGCCGTCTTCATCCCGCAGCTCGTGCGCGCGATGAAGAACGACGCCGACGGCGGCGAGGCCTACGCCAACCGCCTGCTCACGCTCGTCATCACGCTGCTCGGCGCGGTCACCACGGTCTGCGTGCTCGCGGCACCGTTGTTCATCCGCATGATGTCCCCGACGATCGCGGACGATCCCAAGCGCCTCGACGTCGCGGTGGCCTTCGCCCACTACTGCCTGCCCACGATGTTCTTCATGGGCGTCCACGTGGTGCTCGGTCAGATCCTCAACGCACGGGGCCGGTTCGGGGCGATGATGTGGACCCCGGTCCTCAACAACATCGTCGTCATCGCCACCTTCGGCGCCTTCATCTGGGCCTTCGGCGGCTTCACGACCTCCGGCGTCTCGGAGGGGACCATCACCCCGGAGGGCGTCCGCCTCCTGGGCCTCGGCACCCTGCTCGGACTGGCCGTCCAGTCCCTCGCGATGCTGCCCTACCTGCGCGACGCCGGCTTCAAGCCGCGCCTGCGCTTCGACTGGAAGGGCCACGGCCTCGGCAAGGCGGCCGGCCTGGCCAAGTGGACGTTCTTCTTCGTCCTCGCCAACCAGATCGGCCTCGTCGTCGTCACCCAGCTCGCCACCGCGGCGGGCACCGCCGCCGAGAAGCAGGGCCACGGCGGCACCGGCATCACCGCCTACAACTACGCGCTGCTGCTGTGGCAGATGCCGCAGGCCATCATCACCGTCTCCGTCATGACGGCCGTCCTGCCGCGCATCTCCCGCTCCGCGCACGACGGCGATGCCGCCGCGGTCCGCGACGACATCTCCTACGGCCTGCGCACGTCGGCCGTCGCCATCGTGCCCTGCGCCTTCGCCTTCCTCGCGCTGGGCGTCCCGATGGCCACCCTGCTCTACGCGAGCGCGGGCAAGGACGCCCTGAACATCGGTTACGTCCTGATGGCCTTCGGCCTCGGCCTGATCCCCTACTCCGTCCAGTACGTGGTCCTGCGCGGGTTCTACGCCTACGAGGACACCCGGACGCCGTTCTACAACACGGTCATCGTCGCGGCGGTCAACGCCGGTGTCTCCGCCCTCGCCTACTTCGTGCTCCCGGCCCGCTGGGCCGTCGTCGGCATGGCCGCCGCGTACGGCCTCGGCTACGTGGTCGGCGTCGGCGTTGCCTGGCGCCGGCTCAAGGCCCGTCTCGGCGGAGACCTCGACGGCGCCCACGTCATGCGCACCTACACCCGCCTGATCGGGGCCTGCGTCCCGGCCGCCGCGGTGGGCGGCGCCGCCGCCTACGGGGTCATGCGGGTCCTGGGCAGCGGAGCCCTCGGTTCCGTCGCCGCCCTGGTCGCGGGCGGCATCGCCCTGGCGGCCGTGTTCCTCCTCGCCGCCAAGCGGATGCGGATCGAAGAGCTCAACTCCATGGTCGGAATGGTCCGCGGACGTCTGGGGCGCTGATGCGCACAACCGTCGCCCCCTTTCGTGTGTCGTGCATAGCGGCGGACTGTGGGCACAATTGGCATGGCTTCGCGGACTGGCCGACAGCGCGCAACGGATGGGGAGGCAGGGACGACGGTGGCGGAACGTAGCACGGCTGCCGTCGACGTGGCCCACAACAGCGGCGAGCAGCCGCTGGCCGCAGATGCGGCCAAGGCCACGGCCGACGGGGTGGACGCCAAGAACGGAAAAGCCTCGGACGGACCCGTGCCCGAAAAGGACGGCGAGCGCCCGGCCGCGGCACCCGCGGCCGCGCCGGAACTGCACAGCGGGCACAAGCTCGCGCGGCGCTACCGCCTGGAGGAGTGCGTCACCCGTCTGGACGGGTTCAGCAGCTGGCGCGCCATGGACGAGAAGCTGCGCCGCGCGGTGGGCGTCCACCTGCTGCCCGCGGACCACCCCAGGGCCCGCAGCGTCCTGGCCGCCGCCCGCTCCTCCGCCCTGCTCGGCGACCCCCGGTTCGTCCAGGTCCTCGACGCCGTGGAGGAGAACGACCTCGTCTACGTCGTCCACGAGTGGCTGCCCGACGCCACCGAACTGACCTCGGTCCTCGCCGCCGGCACCCTCGAACCCCACGAGGCCTACCAGCTGGTCAGCCAGGTGTCCCAGGCCATGGCCGCCGCCCACCGCGAGGGCCTGGCCCACCTGCGCCTGACGCCCAGCGCCATACTGCGCACCTCCACCGGCCAGTACCGCATCCGCGGCCTCGCCGTGAACGCCGCCCTGCGCGGCATCACCAGCGACACCCCGCAGCGGGCGGACACCGAGGCGATCGGCGCACTGCTGTACGCCTCCCTCACCCAGCGCTGGCCCTACGAGAACGACGCGTACGGCCTGCGCGGCCTGCCCAAGGGCGTCGGTCTACTCGCCCCCGACCAGGTCCGGGCCGGCGTCCACCGGGGCCTCGGCGAGCTCGCCATGCGCGCCCTCGCCAACGACGGGGCGACCGCGTCCCGCCAGGAGCCCGCCTGCACCAGCCCCGAGGAGCTGGCCAAGGCCGTCGCCGAGATGCCCCGCATCCGGCCGCCGGAGCCCGCCTTCACCGCCCCTCCCGAGTACCAGCACACCACCTACCAGCAGGGCACCTACGGACGCCCCGCGCCGGTGGGGCTGCCGACCACCCAGGCGGTCCCGCCCGTCCCCCCCGCCGCCGCTGCAGAGCCGTACCGGGCGCGCCCTGAAGTGGGGCGTCGCCGCCCTGCTGATCGTCGCCCTGGGCCTCGGCAGCTGGCAGCTCGCCGACACCCTCCTGGACCACGGCAAGTCGGGGGGTGACAACACCCAGACCCAGCAGCAGGGCCCCAACGACACCGCGCAGAAGAAGGAGCCCGTCCCGCTCTCCATCAAGGGGGCGCAGGAGTACGCGCCGGACGGCAGCCCGCAGAACGCCGGGCTCGTCGCCAAGACGTACGACGGGGACACCTCCAGCTACTGGCGGACCAGGAGCTACGACGACGGCCCCGAGTTCAAGATCAAGGACGGCGTCGGGATCGTCTACGACCTCGGCTCCGAGCTGGAGGTCGGCGAGGCCTCGATAGCGCTGAAGTACCCGGGCGACCACACCACGCTGACCCTCTACGCGGCCGACTCCATGCGCCCCTCCAAGGGCGGCGTCGGCTCCATGAAGAAGATCGCGGCCACGACCACCAAGGACACCGGCGTCAAGCTGACCGCGGAGAAGCCGGTCAAGACGCGCTACGTGCTCGTGTGGATCACCGCCATGCCGTTCGCCGAGTACGAGGACTTCAGCAAGGCCGGCTACAAGCAGGGCATCTCGGACGTGAAGTTCAAGGGCTGACGCAGTCAGGGGGAGGGGGCTCACCGTTGGACGACGCCGCGGCAGGCGAGCACAGCGACCAGGATCTCCTCTCCCTGCACGTCGCCGGCGATCCCGACGCCTTCGGGGAGCTCGTACGGCGCCACCGCGACCGGCTCTGGGCCGTCGCGCTGCGCACCCTCGGCGACCGCGAGGAGGCCGCCGACGCCGTCCAGGACGCCCTCGTCTCCGCCTACCGGGCCGCCCACACCTTCCGGGGCGATTCCGCGGTCACCACCTGGCTGCACCGGATCACCGTCAACGCCTGCCTCGACCGCGCCCGCAAGGCCGCCTCCCGCCGGACCGCCCCCCTCGACGACACGGACCGCCTGGAGCGGCTGCTGGAGCCCCACGAGTCCGCCGAGGCACCCGCGGAGCGCCAGGACCTCCACCGCCAGCTCCTGGCCGCCCTCAGCACCCTCCCGGCCGAGCAGCGGGCCGCCCTCGTCCTCGTCGACATGCAGGGATACCCCGTCGCCGAGGCGGCCCGCATCCTCGACGTCCCCACCGGCACCGTGAAGAGCCGGTGCGCGCGGGGCCGGGCCAAACTCCTCCCGATGCTCACTCATCTGCGCACGGATGCCGGGGATAACACCACCTCGGAGCGGGGAAGGAACCGGACGCCGGGGACAGCCGTCCCACCTGCGGCAGACACCAGGAACCCAGAACCGGATCCAGACGCTGTGAAGGGCGGAGGTGGACGACCGTGAGCCCCTCGAGCGGCATGACCGGCACTGCCGGCACGACCTGGCACCCGGAGGTATCGGAGATCTCCGACCTCACCGAAGGACTGCTCCCCCCCTCCCGCAGCTCCGAGGTGCGCCGCCACCTCGGGAACTGCGCCCTGTGCGCCGACGTGCTCGCCTCCCTGGAGGAGATCCGGTCCCTCCTCGGCACCCTCCCGGGGCCGCCGCGCATGCCCTCGTCCATCGCCGGCCGGATCGACGCGGCCCTTGCCGCCGAGGCGCTCCTCGACTCGACGACACCCCGGGCCGAGGCCCCCGTCTCCGAACCGCACCCAGCGGGCGATGTTTCACGTGAAACATCGCCGGCGACCACGGGCGGCTCGGGGCGCAACGAGGCCCACCGGCCCACGGGTCACCCGTCCGGCCCAACCGGTCCCGGCCGTCGTCGTGCCCGGCGCCGTATCGCCGTCCTCACCGGACTGGCCGGGGCGGCCGCCTGCGCGCTCGCCGTGGTGCTCTTCAACGGACTGGGCGGCACCGGCTCGCACGACACCGCCACGCGCAACGACACGGCGAGGGCCTCCGCCGACGCCGCGACCCCCGGCGAGTACACCGCACAGGGACTCGGACAGAACGTCCGGCAGCTGCTCGCCGGTGAAGCCGCGGCGAACACCCCGAAGACCGCACCGGGCGAGACCGACAGGAGCATGGGGCTGCAGGAAGCCTCCCCCGGGCTGGCTCCCGCCGACCGGCTCCCCTCTCCCGCCCCGGCCGCCGTCCCGCCCTGCGTCCAGCAGGGCACCGGCCGGAGCGAACCGCCGGTCGCCGCCGCGCGCGGCAGCTACCAGGGCACTCCCGTCTACCTCCTCGTTCTGCCGCACCCGGGTGACCCCGCCCGGGTGGACGCGTATCTCGTGCCTGCGGGCTGTGCGGACAACCCGGCGCAAACGCCGGACAAGCCCCTGCTGACCAGCACATATCCCCGCAACTGACGGCATTACGGGGTGGCCCACCGCGCGTTGCGGGACGGGAGGGGCCAAGCGGGGAATGTGCGCGCCGTAGGATCCGTTGGGTGGGGTGAGAGTCCGCACCGGCCCCCGGTAGGCAGCACGAAGTCCGCAGAGACGAGGAAAGAACCCGTGAGCGACGTACGAAACGTGATCATCATCGGCTCCGGGCCGGCCGGTTACACGGCCGCCCTGTACACCGCACGCGCTTCGCTCAACCCCCTGGTCTTCGAAGGTGCCGTCACCGCCGGCGGCGCGCTCATGAACACCACCGAGGTCGAGAACTTCCCCGGCTTCCGGGACGGCATCATGGGCCCGGACCTCATGGACAACATGCGCGACCAGGCCGAGCGCTTCGGCGCCGAGCTCGTCCCGGACGACGTCGTCGCCGTGGACCTCACCGGTGAGATCAAGACCGTCACGGACACCGCCGGCACGGTGCACCGCGCCAAGGCCGTCATCGTCACCACCGGTTCCCAGCACCGCAAGCTCGGCCTGCCCAACGAGGACGCCCTCTCCGGACGCGGTGTCTCCTGGTGCGCCACCTGTGACGGGTTCTTCTTCAAGGACCAGGACATCGCCGTCGTCGGCGGCGGCGACACCGCGATGGAGGAGGCCACCTTCCTCTCCCGGTTCGCCAAGTCCGTCACGATCGTCCACCGCCGTGACAGCCTGCGCGCCTCCAAGACCATGCAGGACCGCGCCTTCGCCGACCCGAAGATCAAGTTCGCCTGGGACAGCGAGGTCGCCGAGATCCACGGCGAGCAGAAGCTCTCCGGCCTCACCCTGCGCAACACCAAGACCGGTGAGACCTCCGAGCTGCCCGTGACCGGCCTGTTCATCGCCGTCGGACACGACCCGCGCACCGAGCTGTTCACCGGCCAGCTCGACCTGGACGACGAGGGCTACCTCAAGGTCGACGCCCCCTCGACCCGCACCAACCTGACGGGTGTGTTCGGCGCCGGCGACGTCGTGGACCACACCTACCGCCAGGCGATCACCGCGGCCGGCACCGGCTGCTCCGCCGCCCTCGACGCGGAGCGCTTCCTCGCGGCGCTCGCGGACACCGAGCCGGCGGCCGCGACCGTCTGACCCGGCTCCATCCCCACACCCCACACCCCGTAGAAGAGAAGGAGGCCGCAGTGGCCGGCACCCTCAAGAACGTGACCGACGCGGACTTCGACGACGTCGTCCTGCGCAGCGACAAGCCCGTCCTGGTGGACTTCTGGGCCGAGTGGTGCGGCCCGTGCCGCCAGATCGCGCCTTCGCTGGAGGCGATCGCCGCCGAGCACGGCGACCAGATCGAGATCGTGAAGCTCAACATCGACCAGAACCCGGGCACCGCCGCCAAGTACGGCGTCATGTCCATCCCGACCCTGAACGTCTACCAGGGCGGCGAGGTCGTGAAGACCATCGTCGGTGCGAAGCCGAAGGCCGCCATCCTGCGCGACCTGTCCGACTTCGTCGAGGTGCAGGCCTGATCGGCCGCTCCGCGCGGTCGGCAGTGACCACGTGAAACGGGGCCGTCCCTGAAGGGGCGGCCCCGTTCGCATGTCCGGTGACCCAGGCGCTCACAGCGGGCGCAGGGCCGGCTCCTTGCGGGCCCTCGCTCCGCCCAACAGACGGTCCAGGGCGAGCTCCACGTCTTCCTTCCACGACAACGTCGTGCGCAGCTCCAACCTCAGCCGGGGGTGGGACGGATGGGGGCGTACGGTCTTGAACCCCACCGACAGCAGGTGGTCGGCCGGCAGCAGACAGGCGGGCCGCTCCCAACGCGTCTCGCCGAACGCCTCGATCGCCTTGAACCCCCGTCGCAGCAGGTCTTTCGCGACCGTCTGGACCATCACCCGCCCCAGGCCCTGCCCCTGGTACCCCGGCATGATCCATGCCGTGATCAGCTGCACCGCGTCCGGGGACACCGGGCTCGTCGGGAAGGAAGCGGCCCTCGGTACGTAGGCGGGCGGGGCGTACAGCACGAACCCGACCGGGACCTCGTCCACGTAGACCACCCGGCCGCAGGAGCCCCAGTCCAGCAGGACGGCCGAGATCCAGGCCTCCTTCTCCAGCTCCGGAGTGCCCGCCTTCACGGCGGCCTCGCCGGTGACGGGATCCAGCTCCCAGAACACACAGCTCCGGCAACGCCTGGGCAGATCCTGGAGGTTGTCCAGCGTGAGCGGTACCAACCGACGACCCATGCCCACATCGTAAGCACTGCCCCCTGCTTCTTCGAGTGTGGACACCTCGAAGAAGCAGGGGGCAGCGAGTGGAGCGAGTCGGAGGTACTACTCCCCGGAAAGACCCTGTTCGAGGACTCGGCCCTCACCCGGGGCCAGCGTTCCCAGGATGCGCTCCAGATCCTCCATGGACGCGAACTCGACGGTGATCTTGCCCTTCTTCTGGCCCAGATCCACCTTCACCCGGGTCTCGAACCGGTCCGACAGACGGGTCGCCAGCTCGCTGAGCGCCGGGGACACCCGCGCCCCGGCCCGCGGACCCTTGGGCTTCACGGTGCTCGACGGCTCCGAGCCCATCAGCTGGATGATCTCCTCGACCGAGCGCACCGACAGACCCTCGGCCACGATCCGCTCGGCAAGACGGAGCTGCTCCCCGAAGTCCTCCACGGATACGAGCGCCCGCGCGTGACCCGCCAGCAGCACACCGGAGGCCACCTTGAGCTGCACGTCGGGCGAGAGCCTCAGCAGCCGCAGGGTGTTGGTGACCTGCGGACGCGAGCGCCCGATCCGGTCCGCCAGCTGGTCGTGCGTGCAGTTGAACTCCTTGAGGAGCTGGTCGTACGCCGCGGCCTCCTCCAGCGGGTTCAGCTGCACGCGGTGCAGGTTCTCCAGGAGGGCGTCCAGCAGGAGCTTGTCGTCGTCCGTCGCCCGGATGATCGCCGGGATGGACTCCAGCCCCGCCAGCCCGCAGGCGCGGAACCGGCGCTCGCCCATGATCAGCTCGTAGCGGCCGGGTTCCGTCTCCCGGACCACCACCGGCTGGAGCAGGCCCACCGTCTGGATCGAGGTCACCAGCTCGGCCAGCGCGTCCTCGTCGAGGTGCTGCATGTTGCGCGGCTGCTTCGGGTTCGGCGAGATCGCGTCCAGCGGAAGCTCCGCGAAGGTCGCTCCCGCCACCTCGTTGCCCGCCGGCTCCGCAGCTGCCGGCTCCACCGGCACCGATGTTTCACGTGAAACATCCGCCTGGACCAACGCGGCGAGCTTCGCCGCGGCGATCCCCCGCTCCGACGGGAGCACCGGCACCGCCGACGGGTTAGCCGACCCGGTACCCACCACCGGCGTCTTCTCCTGGGGAGCGGACGGGATCAGCGCGCCGAGCCCCCGCCCCAGACCCCTACGTCGCTCGCTCACTGGATACCCTCCGCCACACTCTGCGTGCTGTTCATGCCCGCGCCCAGATGGGCGTGCTGGGCGTCGTAATGGATTCCGGCCCCCCGCAGGGCGATCTCCCGCGCTGCTTCCAGGTAGGAAAGGGCGCCGCTCGAGCCCGGATCGTACGTGAGGACCGTCTGCCCGTAGCTCGGGGCCTCCGAGATCCGCACCGACCGCGGGATGCTCGTGCGCAGCACCTCCTTGCCGAAGTGGGTGCGCACCTCGTCCGCCACCTGTGAGGCCAGCCGCGTCCTGCCGTCGTACATCGTCAGCAGGATCGTCGAGACGTGCAGGGCCGGGTTCAGGTGGGCCCGCACCAGGTCGACGTTGCGCAGCAGCTGTCCCAGGCCCTCCAGCGCGTAGTACTCGCACTGGATGGGGATCAGCACCTCCGCGCCGGCCACCATGGCGTTCACCGTCAGCAGGCCCAGCGAGGGCGGGCAGTCGATGAGGATGTAGTCGAGCGGCTGCTCGTACGCCTGGATCGCCCGCTGGAGCCGGCTCTCACGGGCCACCAGCGACACCAGCTCGATCTCCGCACCGGCGAGGTCGATCGTGGCCGGGGCACAGAAGAGCCCTTCCACGTCCACCACCGGCTGGACGACCTCCAGCAGGGGACGGCTGTCCACGAGCACGTCGTAGATGGACGGCACATCCGCGTGGTGGTCGATGCCCAGCGCGGTGGAGGCGTTGCCCTGCGGGTCGAGGTCGATGACCAGGACGCGCGCACCGTGCAGGGCGAGCGAGGCGGCCAGGTTCACGGTCGTCGTGGTCTTGCCGACGCCGCCCTTCTGGTTGGCCACGACCATGATCCGGGTCTGTGCGGGCCGCGGCAGGGCGGCACCGTTGTGCCCCAGGGAGTGGACCGCCTGCTGGGCGGCGCGGGCGAGCGGGGTGTCCTCGATGTCGTCGTTGTCCACGAGGGGCGGGGACGATGTTTCACGTGAAACATCCTCACCCGGCGATTCAGAGCGGGGACCGGGGACCGGATCGGCCATCGGCCCCGCGAGGTTGGCGTCGGACCGCACGGTGTCACTCTCCTCGGCAGCGGGCTCGCGATGAACAGAGCCTGCCATGCCACCCGGGTCGCGAACCAGCGGGGCCCGTACTCCTGTGGATGAATCCACCGTTGTGGACAACTCCGCCACCCCCGCGTCGTTGCGGGGGCGGGGTGCCGCAGCAGCACGACCGCGGCTGATGATTCCGTGCAGCAGAGAGCGACGTTTCACGTGAAACACGATGCCCGGACGGAGTCTTCAGCCCGCTACGACACTCCGAAATCCATACCTATAGGGCCCAACCCGCCCCAAAAGGCACCTTCGGCGACGGACTCAGCGGCGCCTGCGCGCCCGCCCCACCCGTGCGGCCTTAGCCCGCTTGGCCGCGAACCTCACCCCACCGGGGCTTTCTCCGACCTCCACCCGGACCACCGTGGACAACGGGTCGACGACACCCTCGCCCACGTGGAGCACCGAGGTCTTCACCACACCCAGCTTGGTCAGCGCGACCTTCGCCGAGACCAGCTCCTCCTCCGCGGTGTCGCCCTTCAGGGCCAGCATCTCGCCGTAGGGACGCAGCAGCGGTACGCCCCAGCCCGCGAGCCGGTCCAGCGGTGCCACCGCGCGGGCCGTCACCACATGCACGGGCTGGAGCTTGCCCAGCACCTCTTCGGCCCGGCCGCGCACCACGGTGACGTGGTCCAGGCCGAGCAGCTCCACGACTTCCTGGAGGAAGGTCGTCCTGCGCAGCAGCGGCTCCAACAGGGTGATCTTCAGGTCCCGGCGCACCAGGGCGAGCGGGATGCCGGGCAGGCCGGCACCCGAACCCACGTCGCAGACGGTGACGCCCTCCGGCACCACCTCGGAGAGCACCGCGCAGTTCAGCAGGTGCCGCTCCCACAGCCGGGGAACCTCACGCGGCCCGATCAGGCCGCGCTTGACCCCCGCGTCCGCCAGCAGCTCCGCGTACCGCACAGCTTCCGGGAAAAACTCACCGAACACCGCGTGCGCCTCTTCGGGCGCCGGGGGCGCCTCCTCAGGCGCCGCGGGAAGCTCCGCTGCCTCCGTCACGGGGACCGTCCTTCCGTACAGAACCGCTCACGCCAAAACCGTGTCGTTCAACCGTGTCGTTCAACTGCCAGGCTTACAAACTTCGGCCCCGCCTGCGACACAGGCGGGGCCGACACACAACGTTCCCGGTCAGGCCGGGAGCACGACGACGAAGCGCTGCGGCTCCTCGCCCTCGGACTCGCTCTTCAGGCCGGCGGCCGCCACGGCGTCGTGGACGACCTTGCGCTCGAAGGGGGTCATCGGGGCCAGCTTCAGCGGCTCGCCCGAGGCCTTCACGTCAGCGGCGGCCTTGGCGCCCAGCTCCGCCAGCTCCGCGCGCTTCTTCGCCCGGAAGCCCCCGATGTCCAGCATCAGCCGGCTGCGGTCGCCGGTCTCCCGGTGCACGGCGAGGCGGGTCAGCTCCTGGAGGGCCTCCAGGACCTCACCGTCGCGGCCCACGAGCTTCTGCAGGTCACGGCCGCCCGAGTCGCTGACGATCGACACCGCGGCACGGTCGGCCTCGACGTCCATGTCGATGTCGCCGTCCAGGTCGGCGATGTCCAGCAGACCCTCAAGGTAGTCGGCCGCGATCTCACCCTCCTGCTCGAGGCGGGTCAGGGTGTCGCCACTCTCAGCGGCGGCGGTGGTGGTGCCTTCCGTCACGGGAGGGACTCCTTCTACTTCTTCGAGGGCTTGCTGGGGGGCGTCTGACGCTTGGACTTCGGCTGTCGCTTCGGCTGCTGCCGCTTGGTGGCGACACCGCCGCTCGCCGCGTCCGAGTCGGCCGTGGCCTCAGAACTCTTGATCACGGAGCCGTCCGCCTGCGCTGCCATGCCCTGCTTCGTCAGCGCGGTGATGAACTTCCGCTCGTTGTCGTTGCGGTCCGGGCCCTTGGCCACGATCGCCGCGACGATCTTCTTCTTGCCCCGGCCCTTGACGTCGCCGTGGGTGCTGACGTGCTTCAGCAGACGGGTCAGGTACTGGTCCTGGGCCTTGCTGCCCGGCGTCGGGTTCTGGTTGATCACGTACATCTGCTGGCCCATGGTCCACACGTTGGTGGTCAGCCAGTAGATGAGGACACCGACGGGGAAGTTGATGCCCATGACGGCGAAGATCACCGGGAAGATGTACATCAGCATCTTCTGCTGCTGCATGAAGGGGGTCTTGACCGAGAGGTCGACGTTCTTCTGCATCAGCTGGCGCTGCGTGTAGAACTGCGACAGCGACATCAGGACGATCATGACCGCCGTGACGATGCGCACGTTGGTGATCGAGGCGTCCAGGGCCGCGACCTTCTCGGCGCTGTCCGTGAACTTGGCGGCCAGCGGGGCACCGAAGATGTGCGCCTGACGGGCGCTCTCCAGCAGCGACTGGTTGATCACGCCGATGGTCTTGCCGTTGGCGATGCTCGCGAGCACGTGGTAGAGGGCGAAGAAGAACGGCGACTGCGCCAGGATGGGAAGGCACGAGGAGAGCGGGTTGGTGCCCGTCTCCTTGTACAGCTTCATCATCTCTTCGGACTGACGCTGCTTGTCGTTCTTGTAGCGCTCCTGGATCGCCTTCATCTTCGGCTGGAGCGCCTGCATGCCTCGCGTCGCCTTGATCTGCTTCACGAAGAGCGGGATCAGACAGATGCGGATCAGGATCACCAGGGACACGATGGACAGGCCCCAGGCCCATCCACTGTCCGCACCGAAGATCGCGCCGTAGACCTTGTGGAACTGGACGATGATCCACGACACGGGTGTGGTGATAAAGCTGAACAGACTGGCAATCGTGTCCACTAATCAGGCTCCTTGAGCATTGCGAGATCTACGCAACGCACTGCGCAGCTGCTCGTGCCAACGCGGGCGTTTCCGGGGTGGGACATGATCCACACCACCCGGGGACCACGGATTGCACCGCAGGATCCGCCAGGCGGTCAGAACCGTCCCCTTCACCGCACCATGCCGGTCGATGGCCGTGAACCCGTAGTGCGAACACGACGGGTAATAGCGGCACACCGGCCCGAGCAGCGGACTGATCGTCCACTGGTACAGCTTGATCAAAGCGAGCAGCGGGTACTTCATCGAGCCACGCCTCCCAGCAGCCGCGCCAAGGCGGCGTCCAGGTCACGGGCCAGCTCGTCGACGCCGGCGTCAGCGGCTCCGGGCAGGGCCCGCACCACCACCAGGCTACCGGCGGGCAGCTGGGCCAGCCGATCACGCACGAGATGGCGGAGACGGCGCTTGACCCGGTTGCGGACCACGGCGATGCCGACGGCCTTGCTGACGACGAAACCCGCACGCGGCGAGGGATCGACATCCCCCGGCTCGTGCGGGTCCGTTGCACCGCTTGTACGTAGGTGGACGACGAGGAGCGGGCGACCTGCCCGGCGCCCTCGGCGCACCGCGCTCGCGAAGTCCTCGCGCCGCCTCAGCCGATTTTCGGGAGAC contains these protein-coding regions:
- the yidC gene encoding membrane protein insertase YidC, translated to MDTIASLFSFITTPVSWIIVQFHKVYGAIFGADSGWAWGLSIVSLVILIRICLIPLFVKQIKATRGMQALQPKMKAIQERYKNDKQRQSEEMMKLYKETGTNPLSSCLPILAQSPFFFALYHVLASIANGKTIGVINQSLLESARQAHIFGAPLAAKFTDSAEKVAALDASITNVRIVTAVMIVLMSLSQFYTQRQLMQKNVDLSVKTPFMQQQKMLMYIFPVIFAVMGINFPVGVLIYWLTTNVWTMGQQMYVINQNPTPGSKAQDQYLTRLLKHVSTHGDVKGRGKKKIVAAIVAKGPDRNDNERKFITALTKQGMAAQADGSVIKSSEATADSDAASGGVATKRQQPKRQPKSKRQTPPSKPSKK
- the yidD gene encoding membrane protein insertion efficiency factor YidD — translated: MKYPLLALIKLYQWTISPLLGPVCRYYPSCSHYGFTAIDRHGAVKGTVLTAWRILRCNPWSPGGVDHVPPRKRPRWHEQLRSALRRSRNAQGA
- a CDS encoding protein jag, coding for MTEGTTTAAAESGDTLTRLEQEGEIAADYLEGLLDIADLDGDIDMDVEADRAAVSIVSDSGGRDLQKLVGRDGEVLEALQELTRLAVHRETGDRSRLMLDIGGFRAKKRAELAELGAKAAADVKASGEPLKLAPMTPFERKVVHDAVAAAGLKSESEGEEPQRFVVVLPA
- the rsmG gene encoding 16S rRNA (guanine(527)-N(7))-methyltransferase RsmG; translated protein: MTEAAELPAAPEEAPPAPEEAHAVFGEFFPEAVRYAELLADAGVKRGLIGPREVPRLWERHLLNCAVLSEVVPEGVTVCDVGSGAGLPGIPLALVRRDLKITLLEPLLRRTTFLQEVVELLGLDHVTVVRGRAEEVLGKLQPVHVVTARAVAPLDRLAGWGVPLLRPYGEMLALKGDTAEEELVSAKVALTKLGVVKTSVLHVGEGVVDPLSTVVRVEVGESPGGVRFAAKRAKAARVGRARRRR
- the rnpA gene encoding ribonuclease P protein component, producing MLSPENRLRRREDFASAVRRGRRAGRPLLVVHLRTSGATDPHEPGDVDPSPRAGFVVSKAVGIAVVRNRVKRRLRHLVRDRLAQLPAGSLVVVRALPGAADAGVDELARDLDAALARLLGGVAR
- a CDS encoding ParA family protein — its product is MAGSVHREPAAEESDTVRSDANLAGPMADPVPGPRSESPGEDVSRETSSPPLVDNDDIEDTPLARAAQQAVHSLGHNGAALPRPAQTRIMVVANQKGGVGKTTTTVNLAASLALHGARVLVIDLDPQGNASTALGIDHHADVPSIYDVLVDSRPLLEVVQPVVDVEGLFCAPATIDLAGAEIELVSLVARESRLQRAIQAYEQPLDYILIDCPPSLGLLTVNAMVAGAEVLIPIQCEYYALEGLGQLLRNVDLVRAHLNPALHVSTILLTMYDGRTRLASQVADEVRTHFGKEVLRTSIPRSVRISEAPSYGQTVLTYDPGSSGALSYLEAAREIALRGAGIHYDAQHAHLGAGMNSTQSVAEGIQ